The following are encoded in a window of Candidatus Microthrix parvicella Bio17-1 genomic DNA:
- a CDS encoding SCO family protein codes for MSSSLTAHLLKRRRVGLKRAILAISAMTLLLVAGCGSEDSEQAAGDTPSKFAGVVLGKPTERPHFTLTGPDGKPFDFFDETKGELTFLFFGYTNCPDVCPVHMAQLSEILARPGMPTAKVVFVTADPTRDTPEALKKFLGNFNPDFIGLTGTDKEIRAAELAAGVPPAQIDTKDGKPDPEGGYTVSHAGQVLAFAPDDLGYTVYPFGTRTAQYAADIPVLSKIKAESGDQAVGQTTTTEPSVQWGGAKLGNLTIADARAVALPKPVKDPRHEGHGGIPGSPGQSTGDAGALYFTVTNSGGADKLTAVTTQSAARVTFRDASTEGAAASAPLTALEVPADGSVPLEPGGVYAKLIDIKPIKAGDMMAVTFTFESGGDLDVLVPVVPVAGASK; via the coding sequence ATGAGCAGCTCCCTCACCGCTCACCTTCTGAAACGCCGGCGAGTCGGGCTGAAGCGGGCCATCTTGGCCATCTCCGCCATGACGCTGCTGCTCGTTGCGGGGTGCGGCTCCGAAGACTCCGAACAGGCGGCGGGCGATACGCCGTCGAAGTTCGCAGGTGTGGTGCTTGGCAAACCGACCGAACGTCCGCATTTCACGCTGACGGGTCCCGACGGCAAGCCATTCGATTTCTTCGACGAAACCAAAGGTGAGCTGACCTTTCTCTTCTTTGGCTACACCAACTGTCCCGACGTCTGCCCGGTACACATGGCCCAGCTGTCGGAAATCCTGGCTCGCCCCGGCATGCCGACCGCCAAGGTGGTGTTCGTCACCGCCGACCCCACCCGTGACACTCCAGAGGCGCTCAAGAAGTTCCTCGGCAACTTCAACCCGGACTTCATAGGGCTGACGGGCACCGACAAGGAGATCCGCGCCGCCGAGCTGGCCGCGGGGGTTCCCCCGGCACAGATCGACACCAAGGACGGCAAGCCCGACCCGGAGGGCGGATACACCGTGTCGCATGCGGGCCAGGTGCTGGCATTCGCCCCCGACGACCTTGGCTACACCGTGTATCCGTTCGGCACCCGCACCGCTCAATACGCAGCCGACATCCCGGTCCTCTCCAAAATCAAGGCCGAGAGCGGCGACCAGGCCGTCGGTCAAACCACCACCACCGAACCCTCCGTCCAATGGGGCGGCGCCAAGTTGGGCAACCTCACCATCGCCGATGCCAGAGCGGTGGCGCTCCCCAAGCCGGTCAAGGATCCCAGGCACGAGGGTCACGGCGGCATACCGGGGAGTCCGGGCCAGTCAACAGGGGACGCCGGTGCGTTGTACTTCACCGTGACGAACTCCGGAGGTGCCGACAAACTGACCGCAGTGACCACCCAGTCGGCCGCCAGGGTCACGTTCCGAGATGCGTCCACCGAGGGCGCTGCGGCAAGCGCGCCGCTGACCGCTCTCGAGGTTCCGGCCGACGGCAGCGTCCCTCTGGAGCCGGGCGGCGTCTATGCAAAATTGATCGACATCAAACCGATCAAAGCCGGCGACATGATGGCGGTGACGTTTACGTTTGAGAGCGGGGGTGACCTCGATGTCCTGGTACCCGTGGTCCCGGTCGCCGGGGCGTCCAAGTGA